One Ignavibacteriota bacterium genomic region harbors:
- a CDS encoding right-handed parallel beta-helix repeat-containing protein → MRVPTDASTGAQSIQVMRMNVAVPTYSTTTTNYNTLGYWYGVSGTSMISCNIPVQAGDIIGVLGYRGQINSYATPAGPYNTTIAGQSVTLTRFGFQGNIDAGTSAGAVWQEPGGSISRVELYYTTVTAPNDAGVLSIDSPNNFCAGTHDVKVTLKNFGSNQLTSATINWSLNGTPKTPYSWSGLLDTLTAASRITQVTLGTENFLPGVSYTIRAWTSMPNGIADTVNKNDTVQVVRKSSLNGTFTIGGASPNYTTFAAAAADLVANGVCGPVVFNVRPGTYTERVDLPAIAGTSATNTVTFQSESGVKTSVILQYSSSSTTNLGTVNMGGADWVTFKDMTIQTQGTTYAAAVQFSGNSDNNTFQNNVLKGYAAATTSTYQAVIYSPSGTTDHNNSFIGNSIESGSYGAYYYGSSSETNTRFENNTFTGQYYMGLTMYYQDVPIIKNNILNFTSTYSTNYLFYLYYLTGAYRVTGNKLFSNSTTGTRYGMYIYTSTAANNAATAPLIANNFISLNSGSSVTYGIWLYYGSWTNVFHNTIHLRSTSTSSRALTVYYGNDNKVKDNIFYATSGAMSYYFLANSYLTDMDYNTHYTTGTNLAYLGGSYATSLGAMQTLLGGGRELNSKFKTITFTDPNTGDLHLSGASQSDPALVGTMLTEVTDDIDGDPRALPYMGADEACYILRDKISASIQDANGSPLTYVSAPGTVYINYSCSFPINAFTLTVSLKLYDVTTNTLVFQGSFQVNKPQGQPASGISPIVIPNTVPPNTYRAEVVFNMHNSCENYVDQVASEQVFLVVPQGQVPCVVWPGDANNDGIVNYGDRSALNRYISNANLRATWLQGPARYRVDFATNPFTYYTWEGQVAVPW, encoded by the coding sequence ATGCGCGTCCCGACTGACGCGAGCACGGGTGCACAGTCGATACAGGTCATGCGCATGAACGTCGCCGTGCCCACGTATTCGACAACAACCACGAACTACAATACGCTGGGATACTGGTACGGCGTTTCCGGAACCAGCATGATCTCCTGCAATATCCCCGTGCAGGCCGGTGACATCATCGGCGTACTCGGATATCGCGGACAGATCAACTCGTACGCGACACCCGCCGGACCGTATAACACAACGATCGCCGGACAGTCCGTCACACTCACACGGTTCGGCTTTCAGGGCAACATCGACGCAGGAACCTCAGCCGGTGCAGTCTGGCAGGAACCGGGCGGATCCATTTCACGCGTTGAACTCTATTACACCACCGTCACAGCACCCAACGATGCAGGTGTGCTCTCCATCGACTCGCCGAACAATTTCTGCGCGGGCACACACGATGTCAAAGTGACGCTCAAGAATTTCGGAAGCAACCAGCTCACATCCGCAACCATCAATTGGTCACTGAACGGGACCCCCAAGACGCCATATTCGTGGAGTGGTCTGCTCGACACTCTTACCGCCGCATCGCGCATCACACAGGTGACGCTCGGAACCGAGAATTTTCTCCCGGGAGTCTCGTACACCATCCGTGCATGGACGTCCATGCCCAATGGCATTGCTGACACTGTAAATAAAAACGATACCGTGCAGGTGGTCCGTAAGTCCTCGCTCAACGGTACATTCACCATCGGTGGAGCATCGCCGAACTACACCACGTTTGCTGCAGCGGCAGCGGATCTCGTTGCGAACGGTGTCTGCGGACCCGTTGTGTTCAACGTCCGACCTGGAACATACACCGAGCGTGTCGACCTGCCAGCAATCGCCGGCACATCTGCGACCAATACCGTGACGTTCCAGTCGGAATCCGGTGTCAAGACCTCCGTCATCCTTCAGTACAGTTCTTCCTCGACGACCAATCTCGGCACCGTAAACATGGGCGGCGCGGACTGGGTGACGTTCAAGGATATGACGATCCAGACACAAGGCACCACCTATGCGGCTGCCGTTCAGTTCAGCGGCAATTCCGACAACAATACCTTCCAGAACAATGTGCTGAAGGGTTACGCGGCAGCGACGACGTCCACATACCAGGCCGTTATTTATTCGCCGTCGGGCACTACCGATCATAACAATTCGTTCATCGGCAACTCGATTGAAAGCGGATCATACGGCGCGTACTACTACGGCTCCTCGAGCGAAACGAACACTCGTTTCGAGAACAACACGTTCACAGGCCAGTACTATATGGGTCTGACGATGTACTATCAGGATGTACCGATCATCAAGAACAACATCCTCAACTTTACATCCACCTATTCAACGAATTACCTGTTCTATCTGTACTATCTCACCGGGGCATACCGCGTGACAGGGAACAAGCTGTTCTCGAATTCGACCACGGGCACCCGCTACGGAATGTACATCTATACATCCACGGCTGCGAACAATGCCGCCACGGCGCCGCTCATCGCAAACAACTTCATATCCCTCAACAGCGGAAGCTCGGTTACCTACGGAATCTGGCTGTATTACGGTTCCTGGACAAACGTCTTCCACAACACCATTCACCTTCGCAGCACGAGCACCAGCTCGCGCGCTCTGACCGTCTATTACGGCAACGATAACAAGGTGAAGGACAACATCTTCTACGCCACCTCGGGTGCAATGAGCTATTATTTCCTGGCGAACTCGTACCTGACCGACATGGACTACAACACGCATTACACGACGGGCACGAACCTCGCCTACCTGGGTGGTTCGTATGCCACAAGTCTCGGCGCCATGCAGACGCTGCTCGGTGGCGGGCGGGAATTGAATTCCAAATTCAAGACGATCACTTTCACTGATCCAAACACCGGCGACCTTCATTTGTCCGGCGCCTCACAGAGTGATCCCGCGCTAGTCGGAACCATGCTCACGGAAGTCACGGACGATATCGACGGTGATCCCAGGGCCCTGCCGTACATGGGTGCGGATGAGGCCTGTTACATTCTTCGCGACAAGATCTCCGCATCGATTCAGGATGCCAACGGATCGCCTCTGACGTACGTGTCGGCTCCGGGTACAGTGTACATCAACTACAGTTGTTCCTTCCCGATCAATGCCTTCACACTCACCGTGTCATTGAAGTTGTACGATGTCACGACAAATACGCTGGTCTTCCAGGGTTCGTTCCAGGTCAACAAACCGCAGGGACAGCCCGCTTCCGGCATTTCACCGATAGTGATCCCGAACACAGTGCCGCCCAACACGTACCGCGCGGAAGTGGTGTTCAACATGCACAACTCCTGCGAGAACTACGTGGACCAGGTCGCGAGCGAGCAAGTATTCCTCGTCGTGCCCCAGGGCCAGGTACCGTGCGTGGTGTGGCCGGGTGACGCCAATAACGACGGCATCGTCAACTACGGCGACCGCAGCGCCCTCAACCGCTACATCTCGAACGCCAACCTGCGCGCCACCTGGCTGCAGGGTCCGGCACGTTACCGCGTCGACTTCGCCACCAACCCCTTCACCTACTACACGTGGGAAGGACAGGTGGCGGTGCCCTGG